The sequence AGAAAAATCGCAATTACGCTGAAAATAAACATGATCGAACTTAATATCTGTCCCATGGTCATAAAACCGATGAGAAAACCGAGATGTTCATCAGGTTCACGAACGAACTCTACTAAAAACCGGAAAAGTCCGTAAAAACCGATAAATGACCAGAAAACAATTCCGGATTTATTTATTTTTTTCAGGATTATAAATGTGATAAAGAATAAAAGAAAACCTTCCAGAAATGCTTCATAAAGTTGTGACGGATGACGAGGTAAGCCATCAGAATTCGGGAAGACCATTCCCCATGGAAGATTAGTTACACGACCATAAAGTTCAGCATTGATGAAATTTCCGATCCTTCCCAAACCTAATCCAATCGCAACTAACGGCATGGTCGGATCTGCCAGACGATAAAAATTATAGTTATGTTTTTTACTGAAAATAAGACCTGCAATAATGACTCCGACTGCACCTCCGTGAAAGGACATTCCTCCTTCCCAGACTGCGAAAATATGCAGAGGATGATAAAAGTAGTAAGAGAGTTTGTAGAAAAGAACATAACCGAGCCGACCTCCGATAACAACACCCAGCATGATCTGGAAGAGCAGGTTTTCGTATTCTTCTTTTTTGAGGAAAACTTTTTTTTGAGTGAAGAGTTTTTTTAGGAAAATATAGCCAACGACAAATCCGACTATATACAAAAAGCCGTACCAGCGGATTTCGAGGAAACCAAGATTTACAATAGTTGGATTTATGTCAGGATATTTCAGCATTTAATTTTTTTTAAAATTCCTCTTTAAAAAGGGGATTTTGGTAATCTAATATTTTTCGATATGAAATTCTTGAAAACTAATTCGGGTTCATTCATAAATAAAAAATCTTGCGAATGGTCGCAGACCTTCGCAATGGTTGAAGATGAAAATACCGACCATTACGGAGGTTTCTTAATCTTGATTTTTGAAAGAATGTCAAGATTAAAGCTCAACCATCCGTAAGGTCTAGAAAATCATTTACCCAGTTCTTTCAGTTTATTATAAATGATGTCCACTAATTCATCCGGAGGAAGTTCATACTTTTCTCCCTCTTTTTTAATTTCCGGGGAGAAGATCTTTACAACTTGTGTGGGAGAACCGTTCAAACCAATATCATTTTCATTTAATCCAAGATCATTAGCAGTCCAGATTTTGAGTTCAGCTTTTTTGGCGTTTCGTTTTCCCCGCAGAGAAGGAAGTCTTGGAATATTGATTTCTTTCACAACTGTTAATGCTGCAGGAAGTGTCATCTCAATCCTGTCATATCCGTCTTCCATCAACCGTTGTACGATAATTTTGTTATTTTCGATCTGCTCGATTTTTTTTACGAAACAGGTTTGCGGGATTTGCAGATGAGTTGCGACTCCGGGACCAACTTGGGCTGTATCTCCGTCGATTGCCATTTGACCGAAAAAGATCAGATCAAATTCACCGATTTTTTTGATCGCTTCTGCCAGGCTCAAACTTGTTGCCCAGGTATCGGCTCCGGCAAATTTTCTGTCTGTCAGTAAGACGATTTCATCGACTCCGATAGAAACCGCTTCCCGCAGAGCAGATTCGACTTGCGGTGGTCCCATACTTATTGCAGTTATTTTTCCACCATATTTTTCTTTGATCCTGATCGCTTCTTCGATCG is a genomic window of Candidatus Cloacimonadota bacterium containing:
- a CDS encoding prolipoprotein diacylglyceryl transferase, with amino-acid sequence MLKYPDINPTIVNLGFLEIRWYGFLYIVGFVVGYIFLKKLFTQKKVFLKKEEYENLLFQIMLGVVIGGRLGYVLFYKLSYYFYHPLHIFAVWEGGMSFHGGAVGVIIAGLIFSKKHNYNFYRLADPTMPLVAIGLGLGRIGNFINAELYGRVTNLPWGMVFPNSDGLPRHPSQLYEAFLEGFLLFFITFIILKKINKSGIVFWSFIGFYGLFRFLVEFVREPDEHLGFLIGFMTMGQILSSIMFIFSVIAIFLLMTKKDENPS
- a CDS encoding electron transfer flavoprotein subunit beta/FixA family protein, with product MNIIVCIKQVPDTTDIKIDPTTNTLIREGVASILNPFDLYAIEEAIRIKEKYGGKITAISMGPPQVESALREAVSIGVDEIVLLTDRKFAGADTWATSLSLAEAIKKIGEFDLIFFGQMAIDGDTAQVGPGVATHLQIPQTCFVKKIEQIENNKIIVQRLMEDGYDRIEMTLPAALTVVKEINIPRLPSLRGKRNAKKAELKIWTANDLGLNENDIGLNGSPTQVVKIFSPEIKKEGEKYELPPDELVDIIYNKLKELGK